A genomic segment from Microcella flavibacter encodes:
- the rpsT gene encoding 30S ribosomal protein S20, which produces MANIKSQIKRIKTNLKAQERNKAVKSELKTAVRRAKEAISAGDKTKAAEALVVATKKLDKAASKGVIHKNQAANRKSAIAKQVAAL; this is translated from the coding sequence ATGGCGAACATCAAGTCGCAGATCAAGCGCATCAAGACGAACCTCAAGGCGCAGGAGCGCAACAAGGCCGTCAAGAGCGAGCTCAAGACGGCCGTGCGCCGCGCCAAGGAGGCCATCTCGGCCGGCGACAAGACCAAGGCCGCCGAGGCCCTCGTCGTCGCGACCAAGAAGCTCGACAAGGCCGCCAGCAAGGGCGTCATCCACAAGAACCAGGCGGCGAACCGCAAGTCGGCCATCGCCAAGCAGGTCGCGGCCC
- the lepA gene encoding translation elongation factor 4, producing the protein MSPRSLTPLAPAATDPSMIRNFCIIAHIDHGKSTLADRMLGVTGVVSDRDMRAQYLDRMDIERERGITIKSQAVRMPWQVEKTTYALNMIDTPGHVDFTYEVSRSLAACEGAILLVDAAQGIEAQTLANLYLALENDLTIIPVLNKIDLPAADPDKYAKELASLIGGDPDDVMRVSGKTGLGVEDLLDRVVERIPAPVGDANAPTRAMIFDSVYDAYRGVITYVRMIDGSLGPRERIQMMSTKATHELLEIGVSSPEPTPSQGLGVGEVGYLITGVKDVRQSKVGDTVTMARKPSTDALPGYTDPKPMVFSGLYPIDGSDYPVLREALDKLKLSDAALNYEPETSVALGFGFRCGFLGLLHLEIVTERLEREFGLDLISTAPSVTYEVTTDDRKQFTVTNPSEFPTGAKIASVSEPMVKAAILAPKDYVGTIMELCQSRRGALIGMDYLGEDRVEIKYTIPLGEIVFDFFDQLKSKTAGYASLDYEPTGDQEADLVKVDILLQGEAVDAFSAIVHREKAYAYGVLMTERLKKLIPRQQFEVPIQAAIGARIIARESISAMRKDVLAKCYGGDITRKRKLLEKQKEGKKRMKMVGRVEVPQEAFIAALSGETETKKEKK; encoded by the coding sequence ATGTCTCCGCGCTCCCTCACGCCCCTCGCCCCCGCCGCGACCGATCCGTCGATGATCCGCAACTTCTGCATCATCGCGCACATCGATCACGGCAAGTCGACCCTCGCCGACCGCATGCTCGGGGTGACGGGCGTCGTGAGCGATCGCGACATGCGCGCCCAGTACCTCGACCGAATGGACATCGAGCGCGAGCGCGGCATCACGATCAAGAGCCAGGCGGTGCGCATGCCGTGGCAGGTCGAGAAGACCACCTACGCGCTCAACATGATCGACACGCCCGGCCACGTCGACTTCACCTACGAGGTGAGCCGCAGCCTCGCCGCCTGCGAGGGCGCCATCCTGCTCGTCGACGCCGCGCAGGGCATCGAGGCGCAGACGCTCGCGAACCTCTACCTCGCGCTCGAGAACGATCTGACGATCATCCCGGTGCTCAACAAGATCGACCTGCCCGCGGCCGACCCCGACAAGTACGCGAAGGAGCTCGCGAGCCTCATCGGCGGCGACCCCGACGACGTCATGCGGGTGAGCGGCAAGACGGGCCTCGGCGTCGAGGACCTGCTCGATCGCGTGGTCGAGCGCATCCCCGCCCCGGTCGGCGATGCGAACGCCCCGACGCGCGCGATGATCTTCGACTCGGTCTACGACGCCTACCGCGGCGTGATCACCTACGTGCGCATGATCGACGGCAGCCTCGGCCCGCGCGAGCGCATCCAGATGATGTCGACGAAGGCCACGCACGAGCTGCTCGAGATCGGCGTGAGCTCGCCCGAGCCGACCCCCAGCCAGGGTCTCGGCGTCGGCGAGGTCGGCTACCTCATCACGGGCGTGAAGGACGTGCGCCAGTCGAAGGTCGGCGACACGGTCACGATGGCGCGCAAGCCCAGCACCGACGCGCTGCCCGGCTACACCGACCCGAAGCCCATGGTCTTCTCGGGCCTCTACCCGATCGACGGCAGCGACTACCCGGTGCTGCGCGAGGCGCTCGACAAGCTCAAGCTCTCGGACGCGGCGCTCAACTACGAGCCCGAGACCTCGGTGGCGCTCGGCTTCGGCTTCCGCTGCGGGTTCCTCGGCCTGCTGCACCTCGAGATCGTCACCGAGCGCCTCGAGCGCGAGTTCGGCCTCGACCTCATCTCGACCGCGCCGAGCGTGACCTACGAGGTCACGACCGACGACCGCAAGCAGTTCACGGTCACCAACCCGAGCGAGTTCCCGACCGGCGCCAAGATCGCGAGCGTGAGCGAGCCCATGGTGAAGGCGGCCATCCTCGCGCCGAAGGACTACGTCGGCACGATCATGGAGCTGTGCCAGTCGCGTCGCGGCGCCCTCATCGGCATGGACTACCTCGGCGAGGACCGCGTCGAGATCAAGTACACGATCCCGCTCGGCGAGATCGTCTTCGACTTCTTCGACCAGCTGAAGAGCAAGACGGCGGGCTACGCGAGCCTCGACTACGAGCCCACCGGGGACCAGGAGGCCGACCTCGTCAAGGTCGACATCCTGCTGCAGGGCGAGGCCGTCGACGCGTTCAGCGCGATCGTGCACCGCGAGAAGGCCTACGCCTACGGCGTGCTCATGACCGAGCGCCTCAAGAAGCTCATCCCGCGCCAGCAGTTCGAGGTGCCCATCCAGGCGGCCATCGGCGCCCGCATCATCGCCCGCGAGTCGATCAGCGCCATGCGCAAGGACGTGCTCGCCAAGTGCTACGGCGGTGACATCACCCGCAAGCGCAAGCTCCTCGAGAAGCAGAAGGAGGGCAAGAAGCGCATGAAGATGGTGGGCCGCGTCGAGGTTCCTCAGGAGGCGTTCATCGCCGCACTCTCGGGCGAGACCGAGACGAAGAAGGAGAAGAAGTAG
- a CDS encoding DUF1990 family protein — protein sequence MARTPVAQRSVTYGSVGGTQAVDLMQYPPKGHRPAEYRARIGHGEARWRYACDQVLTWGVQHNAGMRVERIPAADGFAESGYQPVQFDDEGQPIHAAELGSEPQYTAEGVQLTFPGETIVLHVPVLGVLRVSAPARVVLIVDEPDRRGFAYGTLPGHPESGEELFVVERTEDGSVWLSIRSFSRPAHAGWRLVAPALRLFQEAWSRRYLRALAGPIGADSDAAVEAPRDAQDD from the coding sequence ATGGCCCGCACCCCCGTGGCGCAGCGCAGCGTCACCTACGGCTCCGTCGGGGGCACGCAGGCCGTCGACCTCATGCAGTACCCGCCGAAGGGCCACCGCCCCGCCGAGTACCGCGCCCGCATCGGCCACGGCGAGGCGCGCTGGCGCTACGCCTGCGACCAGGTGCTCACCTGGGGCGTGCAGCACAACGCGGGGATGCGCGTCGAGCGCATCCCCGCGGCCGACGGTTTCGCCGAGTCGGGCTATCAGCCCGTGCAGTTCGACGATGAGGGGCAGCCGATCCACGCCGCCGAGCTGGGGTCGGAGCCGCAGTACACGGCCGAGGGCGTGCAGCTGACCTTCCCGGGCGAGACGATCGTGCTCCACGTGCCGGTGCTCGGCGTGCTGCGGGTGTCGGCCCCCGCGCGGGTCGTGCTGATCGTCGACGAGCCCGATCGACGCGGCTTCGCGTACGGCACCCTGCCGGGGCATCCCGAATCGGGGGAGGAGCTGTTCGTGGTGGAGCGCACCGAGGACGGCTCGGTCTGGCTCAGCATCCGCTCGTTCTCGCGGCCCGCCCACGCGGGCTGGCGCCTCGTCGCCCCCGCCCTGCGGCTGTTCCAGGAGGCCTGGTCGCGCCGCTACCTGCGCGCGCTCGCGGGCCCGATCGGCGCCGACTCCGACGCCGCCGTCGAGGCGCCGCGCGACGCCCAGGATGACTGA